In Neomonachus schauinslandi chromosome 6, ASM220157v2, whole genome shotgun sequence, a genomic segment contains:
- the ZDHHC6 gene encoding palmitoyltransferase ZDHHC6 isoform X2, with translation MGTFCSVIKFENLQELKRLCHWGPIIALGVIAMCSTMAMIDSVLWYWPLHTTGGSVNFIMLINWTVMILYNYFNAMFIGPGFVPLGWKPEDSQDSMYLQYCKVCQAYKAPRSHHCRKCNRCVMKMDHHCPWINNCCGYQNHASFTLFLLLAPLGCIHAAFIFVMTMYTQLYNRLSFGWNTVKIDMSAARRDPLPIIPFGLAAFAATLFALGLALGTTIAVGMLFFIQMKIILGNKTSIESWIEEKAKDRIQYYQLDEVFVFPYDMGSRWKNFKQVFTWSGVPEGDGLAWPVREGCHQYSLTIEQLKQKADKRIRSVRYRVIEDYSGACCPLNKGIKTFFTSPCTEEPRIRLQKGEFILATRGLRYWLYGDKILDDAFVEGVSRIRGWFPRNCVEKCPCDAERDQVPEGEKKNR, from the exons ATGGGTACATTCTGCTCAGTTATCAAGTTTGAAAATCTCCAAGAATTAAAGAGACTGTGTCACTGGGGTCCCATCATAGCCCTTGGTGTTATAGCAATGTGTTCTACGATGGCCATGATTGACTCTGTGTTGTGGTATTGGCCTTTACATACAACTGGAGGAAGCGTGAATTTCATCATGTTGATAAACTGGACTGTCATGattctttataattatttcaatgcCATGTTTATTGGTCCTGGCTTTGTTCCTTTGGGGTGGAAACCG GAAGATTCTCAGGATAGCATGTACCTCCAGTATTGTAAAGTCTGCCAAGCATACAAGGCGCCACGGTCACATCACTGCAGAAAGTGTAACAG ATGTGTGATGAAGATGGACCATCACTGTCCTTGGATCAACAATTGTTGTGGTTACCAAAATCATGCTTCGTTCACACTGTTTCTCCTTTTAGCACCACTGGGTTGTATTCATGCTGCCTTCATTTTTGTTATGACTATGTATACACAGCTTTATAATCGG CTCTCCTTTGGGTGGAACACGGTAAAGATTGATATGAGTGCAGCCCGGAGAGATCCTCTTCCAATTATTCCATTTGGATTAGCAGCATTTGCGGCCACCTTGTTTGCCTTGGGATTAGCTTTAGGAACGACCATAGCTGTTGGGATGTTGTTTTTTATCCAG atgAAAATAATTCTCGGAAACAAAACTTCTATTGAATCATGGATTGaagaaaag GCTAAAGATCGAATTCAATATTACCAACTGGATGAAGTCTTTGTTTTTCCCTATGATATGGGAAGTAGATGGAAGAATTTTAAACAGGTATTTACGTGGTCAGGGGTCCCTGAGGGAGATGGACTAGCGTGGCCAGTAAGAGAAGGCTGTCACCAGTACAGCTTAACA ATTGAACAGttgaaacaaaaagcagacaaaagaaTCAGAAGT GTACGGTATAGAGTAATAGAAGATTACAGCGGTGCCTGCTGTCCTTTGAATAAAGGAATCAAAACCTTCTTCACGAGCCCCTGCACTGAAGAGCCTCGAATAAGGCTACAGAAAGGGGAATTCATTTTAGCCACAAGAGGGTTACG atacTGGTTGTATGGAGATAAAATTCTTGATGATGCCTTTG
- the ZDHHC6 gene encoding palmitoyltransferase ZDHHC6 isoform X1 → MGTFCSVIKFENLQELKRLCHWGPIIALGVIAMCSTMAMIDSVLWYWPLHTTGGSVNFIMLINWTVMILYNYFNAMFIGPGFVPLGWKPEDSQDSMYLQYCKVCQAYKAPRSHHCRKCNRCVMKMDHHCPWINNCCGYQNHASFTLFLLLAPLGCIHAAFIFVMTMYTQLYNRLSFGWNTVKIDMSAARRDPLPIIPFGLAAFAATLFALGLALGTTIAVGMLFFIQMKIILGNKTSIESWIEEKAKDRIQYYQLDEVFVFPYDMGSRWKNFKQIEQLKQKADKRIRSVRYRVIEDYSGACCPLNKGIKTFFTSPCTEEPRIRLQKGEFILATRGLRYWLYGDKILDDAFVEGVSRIRGWFPRNCVEKCPCDAERDQVPEGEKKNR, encoded by the exons ATGGGTACATTCTGCTCAGTTATCAAGTTTGAAAATCTCCAAGAATTAAAGAGACTGTGTCACTGGGGTCCCATCATAGCCCTTGGTGTTATAGCAATGTGTTCTACGATGGCCATGATTGACTCTGTGTTGTGGTATTGGCCTTTACATACAACTGGAGGAAGCGTGAATTTCATCATGTTGATAAACTGGACTGTCATGattctttataattatttcaatgcCATGTTTATTGGTCCTGGCTTTGTTCCTTTGGGGTGGAAACCG GAAGATTCTCAGGATAGCATGTACCTCCAGTATTGTAAAGTCTGCCAAGCATACAAGGCGCCACGGTCACATCACTGCAGAAAGTGTAACAG ATGTGTGATGAAGATGGACCATCACTGTCCTTGGATCAACAATTGTTGTGGTTACCAAAATCATGCTTCGTTCACACTGTTTCTCCTTTTAGCACCACTGGGTTGTATTCATGCTGCCTTCATTTTTGTTATGACTATGTATACACAGCTTTATAATCGG CTCTCCTTTGGGTGGAACACGGTAAAGATTGATATGAGTGCAGCCCGGAGAGATCCTCTTCCAATTATTCCATTTGGATTAGCAGCATTTGCGGCCACCTTGTTTGCCTTGGGATTAGCTTTAGGAACGACCATAGCTGTTGGGATGTTGTTTTTTATCCAG atgAAAATAATTCTCGGAAACAAAACTTCTATTGAATCATGGATTGaagaaaag GCTAAAGATCGAATTCAATATTACCAACTGGATGAAGTCTTTGTTTTTCCCTATGATATGGGAAGTAGATGGAAGAATTTTAAACAG ATTGAACAGttgaaacaaaaagcagacaaaagaaTCAGAAGT GTACGGTATAGAGTAATAGAAGATTACAGCGGTGCCTGCTGTCCTTTGAATAAAGGAATCAAAACCTTCTTCACGAGCCCCTGCACTGAAGAGCCTCGAATAAGGCTACAGAAAGGGGAATTCATTTTAGCCACAAGAGGGTTACG atacTGGTTGTATGGAGATAAAATTCTTGATGATGCCTTTG